A window of Mycolicibacterium madagascariense genomic DNA:
CGCCCGCCCCGCGGTGTACGCCGTCTCGGTGATGAGCGTCAGTGCCCGGCCGGCCTGCTCGACGTCGAAGCCGGCGTCGAGCAGCGACCGAAGCACGCGCTCGACCGGGGCCAGCGCGCCGAGGCCACTCGCGGCGGGCAGGTGAAACGAGGTGGCCAGCACTCCCAGCCGAATGAACGCGTCGCGCAGCGCCGCGGCGTAGGACCGCACCACCAGTCGCCAGTCGCCATCGGCGGGAAGTTCGACGCGGCGCAGTTCGGTGGCGAACACGTCGAAGGCCACCAGAGCGCGCAGTCCCTCGCGGTCGCCGACGTGGTAGTTCAGTGCCTTCGGATCGACCCCGAGCGCCTCGGCGACGGCCTGCATCGTCATTGCCTCCGGCGCCAGACGTCGTGCGGCCAGCACGATCCGCTCGCGGTCGAGCCGACGTGGACGGCCCCGCTGACGATGCGTCGAATCGACGGTCACGCTCGGGAGTCTATGTTTTTTCCCGTTCGGGAGTGGAGTTATGCGGCAGTGGGTTAGCGTGCAGGAGATGGCCATCAGCAGGCGCCGAGGAGCGTTCCCGTGCCCATGAGCAGTGCCTGGATCGTCGACGTCGTCAGGACGCCGCGCGGCAGGGGTCGCGTGGACGGCGGCCTGCACGGCATCCATCCGCAGGCGCTGCTGGCGCAGTGTTTGCAGGCCCTGCACACCCGCGTCGGGTTCGACCCGTCGGACGTCGACGACGTCGTGGCGGGCAACGGGATTCTCGCCGGTGACCACGGCGACGACGTCGCCAGGCTCGCGCTGCTGCTGGCCGGGTGGCCGGAGACGGTGCCCTGCATGACGCTCAATCGGTTCTGCGGGTCGGGTCAGCAGGCGGTCACGGTGGCCGCGATGGGCGTGGCCAGCGGCGCCCAGGATCTGGTGATCGCCGGAGGCGTCGAGTCGATGTCGCGGTGGAACGTCGCCGCGGGCTCGGTGACCATCGACGGCGGAAATCCGGCCCTGCGCGAGCGGTATCCGACCGTCCCGCAAGGTGTTTCGGCAGACCTCATCGCCACGCTCGAGGGCTTCACCCGAGCCGACGTCGATGCGTACGCCGTCGAGAGCCAGCGGCGGGCCGCCGTGGCGATCGCCGAGGGACGGTTCGCCGGATCGCTCGTCCCGGTGACCGACGCCGACGGTGCCGTCGTGCTGGAGCGCGACGAGCACCCGCGCGCGGACACCAGCCTGGAGGGGCTGGCCAGGCTGCGCCCGGCGTTCGGCCGTCTGGGTACCGACCGGGCCGACGGCGAGACCCGTTCCTACGACGAGACGTGTCTGCATCGCTACCCCGGCATCGACCACGTCGAACACGTTCACCACGCCGGCAATTCGTCGGGCGTGGTGGACGGGGCCGCGGCCGCCGTGGTGGCGTCGGACCGCTGGGTGGGCGCGCACGGCGTGACGCCACGCGCGAAGGTCGTCGCGACGGCGGCCGTCGGGTCCGAGCCGATCATCATGCTGACCGCGCCGGGCCCGGCCGCCGAGCGGGCACTGGCCAAGGCGGGCATGGCCGTCGGCGACGTCGATCTGTGGGAGGTCAACGAGGCCTTCGCCGCGGTCCCGCTCAAGACGATGCGCGACCTGAAGCTCGACCACGAGCGCGTCAACGTCAACGGGGGCGCCATCGCGCTCGGGCACCCCATCGGTGCGACGGGTGCGATGCTCATCGGCACCGTGCTCGACGAGTTGGAGCGCCAAGACCTGACCACCGGGCTCGTCACGATGTGCACCGGTGCTGGCATGGGCACCGCCACGATCGTCGAGCGGGTCTGAGGTGACGCAGACGCTGGTGGTCGAGAGGCCCGTGCCCGGCGTTGCGGTGCTCCGCCTGGATCGCCCCAGGCAGCTCAACGCGATCGACGAGGTCATGGTCGGCGAATTGGGCAGGGCCTGCACGGAATTGGGCGCCGATGCCGACGTCCGTGCCGTCGTGCTGACCGGCGCCGGGCGCGGGTTCTGCTCCGGCATCGACATGCGCGCCTTCGGGCCGGGCATGCTCGAGGCCAGCGCGCCCGCCATCGATCGGCTCCGGTTCCAGGAGGCGATGGCCGCACTACCGCAGGCGCTTCGGGCGATGCCGCAGCCGGTGATCGCGGCCGTCAACGGCCCGTGCGTCGGGGCGGGGCTCGCGCTCTGCCTGGCCGCCGACATCCGAATCTGTTCGGCCGCAGCCTCGTTCGGCAACGCGGCCATCCTGCTCGGGCTGTCAGGTGCCGAAATGGGGATGAGCTATCACCTGCCCCGCATCGTCGGCACCAGCGTGGCCGCCGACTGGATGCTGACCGGGCGCATGGTGTCCGCGGCGGAAGCCGACCGCCGAGGCCTGGTCAGTGAGGTCGTCGAGCCAGAGGCGCTGGAGCAGCGAGCGCTCGAACTGGCCACGGGGATCGCCGGTCTCGCCCCCCTCGGCGTCCAACTGACGAAGCGGGCCCTGCAGGTCAACACCGACGCGCCCGGGTTCAGCCAGGCGGTCGAGCTGGAGAACCGCAATCAGGTACTCACCCATGCGACCGACGACGCCGCCGCCCGGCGCGCGACATGGTCGTGACGACGGAAGGACATCGACGTGTCGTGGGACTTCACCACCGATCCCGAGTGGGCCGAACAACTCTCCTGGGTCGAGGACTTCGTCCGCACCGAGTGCGAGCCCATCGACTACGTGGTCAAGGAGTCTCACGATCTGACCGACCCGGTGCGCCAGGCGTTGATCCCGCCGCTGCAGCAGATCGTCAAGGACCGCGGACTGTGGGCCACGCACCTGGGGCCGCATCTCGGTGGGCCCGGATACGGTCAGGTCAAACTGGCCCTGCTGAACGAGATTCTCGGCCGATCGGAGTGCGCACCGATCGTGTTCGGTTCGCAGGCACCCGATTCCGGCAACAGCGAGATCCTGGCCCACTACGGCACGCCGGAGCTCAAGGAGCGCTACCTCGAACCGCTGCTCGACAACCGGATCATCTCCTGCTTCTCCATGACCGAACCGCAGGGCGGCGCCGACCCGAAGGTGTTCACCACCAGCGCCGTCCAGGATGGCGACCACTGGGTCATCAACGGGGAGAAGTGGTACTCGTCGTTCGCCTCGTCGGCGTCGTTCCTCATCGTGATGGCGGTGACCGATCCCGAAGCCCCGCCGTATCAACGGCATTCGATGTTCGTGGTGCCCGGTGAGACGCCGGGCATCAACCTCCTGCGCGACGTGGGCCTCGGCTACCAGCCGCTCGGCGGAGGCGGCCGCGAGGGCTACGTGCGATACGAGAACGTACGGGTCCCCGCCGATCACATGCTGGGTCCGCGCGGTGGGGCGTTCGTCGTCGCCCAGACCCGGCTCGGCGGCGGGCGAATTCACCACGCCATGCGCACGGTCGGACTGGTACGCCGGATCTACGACATGATCTGCGAGCGGGCCGTGTCGCGCTACACCCAGGGCGAGGTCCTCGCCGACAAGCAGATGGTGCAGGAGATGATCGCCGACTCCTGGATGGAGATCGAGGCCTTTCGACTGCTCACCCTCCAGACCGCCTGGAAGATCGACGAGTTCAACGACTACAAGGCCGTGCGCGCCGACATCTCGGCGGTGAAGGCGATGATGCAGAAGGTTCTGCACGACGTCTCCGCGCGGGCGTTGCAGATCCACGGTTCCCTCGGCACGTCGCACGAGATGCCCTTCGTGCAGTACCTGACGGAGTCGTTCGTGCTCGGGCTCGCCGACGGCCCCACCGAGGTGCACAAGGTGACCCTCGCCCGGCAGCTGCTCAAGGACGTCAAGCCTGCTCCCGACGTCTTCCCGACCGAGCACCTGCTGCGTCAGCGCCAAGCGGCCGAGGCGAAGTTCGCCAGTCGGCTGGCGGGCATTCCGCGCACCCGAGCCGCGTCGTGACGGGGGAGTGTCACGGCAGGGTCGCCCTGGTCACCGGCGGCAGCCGGGGACTCGGCAAGGCCATCGCGCAGCGGTTCGCCGCCGAGGGTGCAACGGTGGCGATCACCGCCCGGACCATGGACCCCGATCCGAAATACCATGGCTCCCTGCGCGAGACGTGCGAGGAGATCGCCGCGGCCGGCGGCACCGCCGTCGCCGTGCAGGCAGACCTGTCTCGATCGGAGGAGCGCGTACGGCTGTTCGACGAGGTGGTCGACCGGGTGGGCGCACCGGACATCCTCGTCAACGACGCTGCCGTGACGTTCCTGCGGCCGCTCGACGGCTTCCCCGAGAAGCGGGCGCGACTCATGGTCGAGATGCATCTGATCGCCCCACTGCACCTGACCCAGCTCGCGATTCCCGCCATGCGCGAACGCGGTCGCGGCTGGGTGCTCAACCTGACGTCGGTCGGCGGCGACCTGCCCGACGGGCCACCGTTCGCCGAGTTCGACACCGACGCCGGGTTCGGGATGTACGGCACCGTGAAGGCGGGTCTGAATCGGATGACGAAGAGCCTTGCCGCTGAACTGTATTCCGACGGCATCGCCGTCAACGCCGCGGCCCCCACCAACCCGGTGGCCACCCCCGGCGCAGGGACCCTCGACCTTGCGAAGACCGATACCGAGGACATCGAGCTCATCGTCGAGACCGTCTTCCGACTGTGCACCGGCGACCCGAAGACGTCGACGGGCCGCATCGCGCACACCCAAACGTTCCTGCGCGAGGTCGGATGGCTGGGCTGACCCCTCCGCAGTTCGATGCCCTGTCGGCCCGACTGCAGTCGCTCGACGTCACCGGTCTGAGTCCGCTGCCGGGAGGGGCGTCGAGCGTGACGCTCGTGGGGCAGCGCGACGGGCAGCGGGTGGTCGTGAAGGTGGCCCCGCCGGGCAAGGCGCCGACGCTGAACCGCGACGTCTTGCGGCAGGCCTACGTCATTCGCGCGCTCGGCCCCTCGGGGGTGCCGCTTCCCGAGGTGCTGCTGGAGGACGCCGGCGACCCTCCCGAGGTACCGCCGCTGTTCGCGATGTCCTTTCTCGACGGTACGTCCGTCGAGCCGCTGTTCGATCGCGACGTCGCGCCCGTGGACACCGACGTCATGGCCGAGCGACTGCGGGCCGCCGCGCGGGTGCTGGCGCGGCTGCATCGCGTCGATCCCGCGTCGGTGGGCCTCGCCGCCGAGCCGGTCGTCACGCCCGCCGAGGAAGTCGCGCGGTGGTGTCGACTGCTGGAGACCGTCGACCCCACGCTGGTGCCCGGCTGGCAGGACGTCGCTGCGCAGCTGCGGGATTCGGTCCCCACCGCGCTTCGACCCGCCATCGTGCACGGCGACTTTCGGCTGGGAAACTGCCTCGCCGACGGGACGCACGTCACCGCCGTCATCGACTGGGAGATCTGGTCGATCGGGGACCCGCGGGTGGACCTCGGCTGGTTCCTGATCAACGGTGATCCGGCGACCTACCGTCGCGAGACTCCCCATTCGGGTTGCCTCCCAACGCCTTCCGAGCTTACCGAGGTCTACGGCACCGACGTGCCCCGGCTGGCGTGGTTCCAGGGCCTGGCCTGCTTCAAGTCGGCAGCCACGTGGTCGCTGATCGTCAAGCACGACCGCCGCCGAGTCCCTCCCGACCCGCAGTTCGAGGAGATGGCCGGGATATTGCCCTGGCTACTGGCCCGGGCCGAGCACTTCATCAAGATCGATGCGGGACAGGGCATTCACGCGGACGGAGAACGGTGATGGTCGAATGGTTCCTCTACATGTCGCAGTACCGCATGCCGATCGACGAGTTCGTCGTGCGATCACAGGCAGCCGAGGGCAGCGGCTTCGGCGGCGTCGCGTTCTTCGATCACCTCGAAACACCCGGCATGCCCAGCTCGCCCGTATGGGAGGCCATGGGCATCGCGACCTGGGTGGCCGCCAAGACCAGCCGGATCACCGTCGGTCACCTGGTGCTGTGCGACGCATTCCGCCACCCCGCCGTGCTGGCCAAGCAGGCGGTCACGCTGGCCGAGGCGTCGGGAGGACGGTTCGAACTGGGCATCGGCTCCGGATCGATGCCCACCGAACTGGCGACGTTCGGACTGCGCACTGGCGACGCGGCACACCGCATCGACCGACTCGATCGCGATCTGACGCTGCTGAAGGAGTACTGGGGCGGCGCCCAATCACCCGCTCCGACGAAGCCCATCCCGATCGTCGTCGGTGGCACCGGCCCGAGGACGATGGAGGTCGTCCGCAATCACGCCGACTGGTGGAACCTGCCCGGACCGCAGCTCGGTAGGCTGCCAGAGTTGTTGCCCGCCATCGGTGCTGCGCGCGCCTCGGTGCAGCAGATGGTCGGCTTCGCCCGCCGGGGGAGCGACCCGCGCGAGGTCGCCGAGACCAGCCGCAAGCGGTGGGGCCAGCTCGGACCCGGGCTGGTCACCGGCACCGCCGACGAACTCGTCGAGTTCTTCACCGGGCTGTCCGAGCAGGGCGTGCAACGGTTCTACGTCTGGTTCTCCGATTCGGCGCAACCGGACGCGATCGAGGAGTTCGGCGAGACGGTGATCGGTCGCTTTCCTACCGCGTGAGCCGCTCCCGCAGCTCGCGTTTGAGGACCTTGCCGTAGCTGTTCTTCGGCAGCTCCTCCAGATACTCGTACCGCTTGGGTCGCTTG
This region includes:
- a CDS encoding TetR/AcrR family transcriptional regulator C-terminal domain-containing protein → MTVDSTHRQRGRPRRLDRERIVLAARRLAPEAMTMQAVAEALGVDPKALNYHVGDREGLRALVAFDVFATELRRVELPADGDWRLVVRSYAAALRDAFIRLGVLATSFHLPAASGLGALAPVERVLRSLLDAGFDVEQAGRALTLITETAYTAGRAAVLVAQNRVHPNVPEVVSALQGAASDDFPVLREVLASREGQTPDHGQLEFDLTVVIAGLERVLAPEGGASTPVR
- a CDS encoding acetyl-CoA C-acetyltransferase, which gives rise to MSSAWIVDVVRTPRGRGRVDGGLHGIHPQALLAQCLQALHTRVGFDPSDVDDVVAGNGILAGDHGDDVARLALLLAGWPETVPCMTLNRFCGSGQQAVTVAAMGVASGAQDLVIAGGVESMSRWNVAAGSVTIDGGNPALRERYPTVPQGVSADLIATLEGFTRADVDAYAVESQRRAAVAIAEGRFAGSLVPVTDADGAVVLERDEHPRADTSLEGLARLRPAFGRLGTDRADGETRSYDETCLHRYPGIDHVEHVHHAGNSSGVVDGAAAAVVASDRWVGAHGVTPRAKVVATAAVGSEPIIMLTAPGPAAERALAKAGMAVGDVDLWEVNEAFAAVPLKTMRDLKLDHERVNVNGGAIALGHPIGATGAMLIGTVLDELERQDLTTGLVTMCTGAGMGTATIVERV
- a CDS encoding enoyl-CoA hydratase/isomerase family protein; this encodes MTQTLVVERPVPGVAVLRLDRPRQLNAIDEVMVGELGRACTELGADADVRAVVLTGAGRGFCSGIDMRAFGPGMLEASAPAIDRLRFQEAMAALPQALRAMPQPVIAAVNGPCVGAGLALCLAADIRICSAAASFGNAAILLGLSGAEMGMSYHLPRIVGTSVAADWMLTGRMVSAAEADRRGLVSEVVEPEALEQRALELATGIAGLAPLGVQLTKRALQVNTDAPGFSQAVELENRNQVLTHATDDAAARRATWS
- a CDS encoding acyl-CoA dehydrogenase family protein, translating into MSWDFTTDPEWAEQLSWVEDFVRTECEPIDYVVKESHDLTDPVRQALIPPLQQIVKDRGLWATHLGPHLGGPGYGQVKLALLNEILGRSECAPIVFGSQAPDSGNSEILAHYGTPELKERYLEPLLDNRIISCFSMTEPQGGADPKVFTTSAVQDGDHWVINGEKWYSSFASSASFLIVMAVTDPEAPPYQRHSMFVVPGETPGINLLRDVGLGYQPLGGGGREGYVRYENVRVPADHMLGPRGGAFVVAQTRLGGGRIHHAMRTVGLVRRIYDMICERAVSRYTQGEVLADKQMVQEMIADSWMEIEAFRLLTLQTAWKIDEFNDYKAVRADISAVKAMMQKVLHDVSARALQIHGSLGTSHEMPFVQYLTESFVLGLADGPTEVHKVTLARQLLKDVKPAPDVFPTEHLLRQRQAAEAKFASRLAGIPRTRAAS
- a CDS encoding SDR family NAD(P)-dependent oxidoreductase: MTGECHGRVALVTGGSRGLGKAIAQRFAAEGATVAITARTMDPDPKYHGSLRETCEEIAAAGGTAVAVQADLSRSEERVRLFDEVVDRVGAPDILVNDAAVTFLRPLDGFPEKRARLMVEMHLIAPLHLTQLAIPAMRERGRGWVLNLTSVGGDLPDGPPFAEFDTDAGFGMYGTVKAGLNRMTKSLAAELYSDGIAVNAAAPTNPVATPGAGTLDLAKTDTEDIELIVETVFRLCTGDPKTSTGRIAHTQTFLREVGWLG
- a CDS encoding phosphotransferase family protein, with protein sequence MAGLTPPQFDALSARLQSLDVTGLSPLPGGASSVTLVGQRDGQRVVVKVAPPGKAPTLNRDVLRQAYVIRALGPSGVPLPEVLLEDAGDPPEVPPLFAMSFLDGTSVEPLFDRDVAPVDTDVMAERLRAAARVLARLHRVDPASVGLAAEPVVTPAEEVARWCRLLETVDPTLVPGWQDVAAQLRDSVPTALRPAIVHGDFRLGNCLADGTHVTAVIDWEIWSIGDPRVDLGWFLINGDPATYRRETPHSGCLPTPSELTEVYGTDVPRLAWFQGLACFKSAATWSLIVKHDRRRVPPDPQFEEMAGILPWLLARAEHFIKIDAGQGIHADGER
- a CDS encoding LLM class flavin-dependent oxidoreductase — its product is MVEWFLYMSQYRMPIDEFVVRSQAAEGSGFGGVAFFDHLETPGMPSSPVWEAMGIATWVAAKTSRITVGHLVLCDAFRHPAVLAKQAVTLAEASGGRFELGIGSGSMPTELATFGLRTGDAAHRIDRLDRDLTLLKEYWGGAQSPAPTKPIPIVVGGTGPRTMEVVRNHADWWNLPGPQLGRLPELLPAIGAARASVQQMVGFARRGSDPREVAETSRKRWGQLGPGLVTGTADELVEFFTGLSEQGVQRFYVWFSDSAQPDAIEEFGETVIGRFPTA